One genomic region from Evansella sp. LMS18 encodes:
- the brnQ gene encoding branched-chain amino acid transport system II carrier protein — MQNKIPFSTYAIIGTMLFGMYFGAGNLIFPIQLGQLAGTNFWPALIGFLVTAIGLPFLGILAIGLSGSSGLRDLASRVHPVFGGIFAVTLYLTIGPFFAIPRTATVPFVVGFEPFIHPEQVSLWLGVFSFLFFLIVYYFSLNPAKVMDYIGKYLTPAFLVFLFCLIGIALIKPMGSFGDPSGDYTQMAFMTGFKEGYNTMDALASLAFGIVVINAIKRQGITDTKDISKATLKSGIFAMGLMMLIYSLITYMGASSVTAIGTFENGGQIFSAVSQHFFGSFGAILLGIIIILACLKTSIGLITACSEFFHKLLPKVSYKSFVFILSFVSFTIANFGLNNIIQFAVPVLMLLYPLAIVLILTALCSPLFSHKQSVYAVSMFLTFFVSIIDGYSALSDSLPGATVSLLEAVKLFYIDYLPLYHLGLGWILPAVAGALIGYIWPARQTKPTVRKRMMTQQ, encoded by the coding sequence ATGCAAAATAAAATACCATTTTCAACATATGCAATCATTGGCACCATGCTGTTTGGTATGTATTTCGGGGCTGGCAACTTAATTTTCCCTATTCAGCTGGGACAGCTTGCCGGTACGAACTTCTGGCCAGCATTAATAGGTTTCTTAGTAACGGCGATCGGTCTGCCTTTTTTAGGAATTTTAGCCATTGGACTTTCTGGAAGCAGCGGACTTCGTGATTTGGCCAGTCGGGTACATCCTGTATTCGGCGGTATATTTGCAGTGACTCTCTACTTAACAATTGGTCCCTTTTTCGCCATTCCACGTACAGCGACAGTCCCATTTGTAGTAGGGTTTGAGCCATTTATCCATCCAGAACAAGTTAGTTTATGGCTGGGAGTCTTTAGCTTTCTATTTTTTCTCATAGTCTATTATTTTTCACTGAATCCTGCGAAAGTTATGGACTATATAGGCAAATATTTAACACCAGCATTTTTAGTATTTTTATTCTGTTTAATAGGAATTGCCTTAATTAAGCCAATGGGCAGCTTTGGTGATCCGTCAGGTGACTACACTCAGATGGCATTTATGACGGGCTTTAAAGAAGGTTATAATACAATGGATGCTCTTGCTTCCCTTGCCTTCGGTATTGTTGTGATCAATGCAATCAAGAGGCAGGGTATTACCGATACGAAAGACATTTCAAAAGCCACATTAAAGTCGGGCATTTTTGCGATGGGACTGATGATGCTTATATACAGCCTTATCACGTATATGGGAGCATCGAGTGTAACGGCAATCGGCACATTTGAAAACGGCGGCCAGATTTTCTCTGCAGTTTCTCAACACTTTTTTGGTTCATTCGGGGCAATCTTATTAGGAATTATTATAATACTTGCATGTCTGAAAACGAGCATCGGACTTATTACCGCCTGCAGTGAATTTTTCCATAAATTATTACCTAAAGTCAGCTATAAATCATTCGTGTTCATCCTGAGCTTTGTATCATTTACAATTGCTAACTTTGGCTTAAATAATATCATCCAATTCGCGGTACCGGTCTTAATGCTCCTGTACCCGCTGGCTATAGTTCTTATTTTAACAGCACTCTGCTCACCATTATTTTCTCATAAGCAAAGTGTTTATGCCGTGTCGATGTTCCTGACCTTTTTCGTCAGTATTATAGACGGTTACAGTGCGTTATCCGATAGTTTACCTGGAGCCACTGTCTCATTACTTGAAGCAGTTAAATTATTCTACATTGATTATTTACCTCTTTACCACCTCGGTCTTGGCTGGATTTTACCAGCTGTAGCAGGTGCTCTTATCGGTTATATCTGGCCGGCAAGACAGACCAAACCGACAGTCCGTAAAAGAATGATGACACAACAATAG
- a CDS encoding TrmB family transcriptional regulator, giving the protein MEEIYKELQKLGFSQYECKAYVGLLKNSPVTGYEVSKRSGVPRSMIYEVLGKLLDKGAIHTVPSDPVKYVPLPAKELVKRLRRSFSKSFDFLEKNLVNLENERETDVIWRVNSDEHVIAEITGMIEKAEEEIWLSVWSPQVEFIEEAVSKRINEGIKVYSMLFSKQDSQLGVTYHHNYMPPEITEKRMGGRLTIIARDKKEVLIANFDPDTPAWAVKTEDPALVLVAIEYIRHDIAFGELTKKVGADQVESLWKNNHELFYVVTGKRFD; this is encoded by the coding sequence ATGGAAGAAATTTATAAGGAGCTTCAAAAGCTTGGTTTTTCCCAGTACGAATGTAAGGCATATGTTGGGTTATTGAAAAATTCTCCAGTAACAGGCTATGAGGTTAGCAAAAGATCAGGGGTGCCTCGCTCCATGATCTATGAGGTATTAGGTAAGCTCCTTGATAAAGGGGCCATACATACAGTACCTTCAGATCCAGTTAAATACGTTCCCCTCCCTGCCAAAGAGCTGGTTAAAAGACTTCGGAGAAGCTTTAGCAAGTCCTTTGATTTCCTTGAGAAAAATTTAGTTAATCTTGAAAATGAGCGGGAAACAGATGTGATTTGGAGAGTAAACAGTGATGAACACGTTATAGCAGAAATTACTGGTATGATTGAAAAAGCGGAAGAAGAAATCTGGTTATCCGTCTGGAGTCCTCAGGTTGAGTTTATTGAAGAAGCGGTCTCGAAGCGGATAAATGAGGGAATAAAGGTTTATTCGATGCTGTTTTCCAAACAGGATTCACAACTTGGTGTTACCTACCACCATAATTATATGCCACCTGAGATTACCGAAAAACGCATGGGCGGGCGCCTTACTATTATTGCCCGCGATAAAAAAGAGGTGTTAATCGCCAATTTTGACCCGGATACTCCAGCATGGGCAGTTAAAACCGAGGATCCGGCATTAGTATTAGTGGCGATTGAATATATCAGGCATGATATCGCCTTTGGTGAACTGACAAAGAAGGTTGGAGCCGATCAGGTTGAGTCATTATGGAAAAATAATCATGAGCTATTTTATGTTGTAACAGGTAAGCGGTTCGATTAA
- a CDS encoding lysozyme inhibitor LprI family protein, whose translation MNEKLLVGAGLMQLHKNLYYAGDENIMKNNKKNIFLIFTVVVMLLLTACNNLSAESSAALDDDSQNNNSTNEIDDTSDINSIQNDLNSNNKAETFETNEENGKEEEDNSNDVSAKEEEEEPSNNIAEKEEDSSTSNAEASRKEEYLKKLSAAKIATEELVATDSSTYALKEVENDRWEIWDDLLNEIYGVLQDQLSQEEMDQLREEQREWIQYRDNSAAEASEKYKGGTQEHLEYVAVLANLTEERSYELVNDYMR comes from the coding sequence TTGAATGAAAAACTATTAGTGGGTGCTGGATTAATGCAATTACATAAAAATCTTTACTATGCAGGGGATGAAAACATTATGAAAAACAATAAGAAAAATATATTTTTGATTTTTACGGTAGTAGTTATGCTTTTACTAACGGCCTGTAATAACTTATCTGCAGAGTCAAGTGCTGCGTTGGACGACGACTCACAAAATAATAATTCAACAAACGAAATTGACGATACTTCTGATATTAATTCAATACAAAACGACCTAAACTCAAACAATAAAGCTGAAACATTCGAAACAAACGAGGAGAACGGAAAAGAAGAAGAGGACAATTCAAACGATGTATCTGCAAAAGAGGAAGAAGAGGAACCTTCAAACAATATAGCTGAGAAAGAAGAGGATTCATCCACTAGTAATGCTGAGGCAAGTCGGAAGGAAGAGTATTTGAAAAAATTAAGTGCTGCTAAAATAGCAACCGAAGAATTGGTGGCAACAGATTCATCTACATACGCATTGAAAGAAGTGGAGAACGATAGATGGGAAATCTGGGACGACTTACTGAATGAAATTTACGGCGTTTTGCAGGACCAACTGTCCCAGGAAGAGATGGACCAGCTGAGAGAGGAACAGCGGGAGTGGATTCAATATAGAGATAACAGTGCTGCAGAAGCATCAGAAAAATATAAAGGCGGCACACAGGAACACTTGGAATATGTGGCTGTGCTGGCAAACCTTACAGAAGAAAGAAGCTATGAGCTTGTAAACGATTATATGAGATAA
- a CDS encoding TetR/AcrR family transcriptional regulator yields the protein MSRPTGINSEDTKKLIEDKATKLFELKGYAATSMADIKTETQLSKGTIYYHFKNKEELYLFCIKQALNRFINEWEKLLVKEEGATDKLYLWAHLCSLEFHNPLINTVSEYIISTNKEKSFATEFFRPEMDVLSGIIQEGIDNGEFNPDLNVEEASVILLALISGLFDTALLAFTTQEDKELLYKKAIDTVINGIGIN from the coding sequence ATGAGCAGACCAACTGGAATTAATAGTGAAGATACCAAGAAGTTAATTGAGGATAAAGCAACCAAATTGTTTGAACTTAAAGGCTACGCAGCGACATCCATGGCCGATATAAAAACGGAAACTCAATTAAGTAAAGGAACCATTTATTACCATTTTAAAAATAAGGAAGAGCTTTATTTATTTTGTATAAAACAAGCATTAAACAGATTTATTAACGAGTGGGAAAAACTGTTGGTAAAAGAAGAAGGCGCTACTGATAAATTATACTTGTGGGCGCATTTATGCAGTTTGGAGTTCCACAACCCATTAATCAATACAGTTTCCGAATATATAATCTCAACAAACAAAGAAAAATCTTTTGCCACAGAATTTTTCAGACCTGAAATGGATGTCCTTTCCGGGATTATTCAAGAGGGTATCGATAATGGAGAGTTTAATCCGGACTTAAATGTTGAAGAAGCAAGTGTCATTCTATTAGCACTAATTTCCGGATTATTTGATACAGCGCTATTAGCGTTCACCACCCAGGAAGATAAAGAGCTTCTTTATAAAAAAGCCATAGATACTGTCATCAATGGGATAGGAATCAACTGA
- a CDS encoding FAD-dependent monooxygenase: MEEKVIIIGAGAGGLATALFLKKAGIESEVFEGASFDRESGAGFVLTPNGLNVLETLGITKISEYSFPLESETTYTSNNKELASATAVGNDFFSKSFITISRQNLMELLLEKAEEYKVPVHYNKKLVNFEDNSDSITAFFSDGSKVKGEILVGADGIHSKTREIIFPQVKPVYTGYYGIHGLVSSANVKQSINTKGNAYIDFDNYLGTFVSKCSPGSDSDILWQFIGKEERKIPATELELADNEFIKNWLSEKISGWDNPFKELLNNTENITSRNIFELEELPHWYHGRVTFVGDALHATNPMLGIGASWALEDGMYLAKMLREHGYRDAFYYFENDRKPLIDPVRKAASKALDQIVELKKMANTIYDNRIEW, encoded by the coding sequence GTGGAGGAAAAAGTAATTATCATAGGAGCTGGTGCAGGGGGTCTTGCTACGGCTTTATTTTTAAAAAAGGCTGGAATAGAGAGTGAAGTATTTGAAGGAGCTTCATTTGATAGAGAGAGCGGGGCAGGGTTTGTGCTCACACCAAATGGCCTGAATGTTCTTGAAACACTTGGTATAACTAAAATCTCAGAATATAGTTTTCCTTTGGAATCTGAGACCACATATACCAGTAACAATAAAGAACTGGCCAGCGCTACTGCTGTAGGAAATGATTTCTTTAGTAAAAGCTTCATAACGATCAGCAGACAAAATTTAATGGAACTGCTTTTAGAAAAGGCTGAGGAATATAAAGTACCAGTACATTACAATAAAAAACTGGTTAATTTCGAAGATAACTCTGACAGTATTACAGCTTTCTTCTCTGATGGTTCTAAAGTAAAGGGAGAAATATTAGTCGGGGCAGATGGTATTCATTCAAAAACAAGGGAGATAATATTCCCTCAAGTTAAACCTGTTTATACTGGGTATTATGGAATTCACGGCCTGGTATCTTCTGCTAATGTGAAGCAATCTATTAATACTAAGGGGAATGCCTACATTGATTTTGATAATTATTTAGGTACTTTTGTAAGTAAATGTTCACCTGGTTCAGATTCAGATATATTATGGCAATTTATTGGTAAAGAAGAGCGGAAGATTCCTGCAACAGAATTAGAGTTAGCTGACAATGAATTTATCAAGAATTGGTTATCAGAAAAAATTAGTGGGTGGGATAATCCATTTAAGGAACTTCTGAATAACACAGAAAATATTACCTCCAGAAATATCTTTGAATTGGAAGAATTACCTCATTGGTATCATGGACGGGTCACTTTTGTTGGAGATGCCCTTCATGCCACCAACCCAATGCTGGGGATTGGGGCATCATGGGCTTTAGAGGATGGGATGTATTTAGCTAAAATGTTAAGAGAGCATGGATATAGAGACGCCTTTTATTATTTTGAGAATGACCGTAAGCCGCTTATTGATCCTGTAAGAAAGGCAGCCTCTAAAGCACTTGACCAAATAGTTGAACTAAAAAAAATGGCGAACACCATTTATGACAATCGTATTGAATGGTAA
- a CDS encoding spore germination protein has product MRILKKLKRNKTNRTDEKQAERQESREEYPPTENLNDFFSYYLKNFSDTQDLKKQSLFLGNRKALVIYIETLIDKDKLYEKLSDMSKIEIESQQSKNLTYALRSLDSIKESFNALLEGKCLLFIADEENLYEFEIRKTHDRSIEEPMNEKVVRGDHEGFIENINTNINLIRNRIKNKNLVVRYYTLGRESQTKIAIVYHNKIVNEHILNEVERRINSIDVDLIINPGSTEELIEDNAYSLFPQMLNTERVDRAAANIMEGRIALLSDGAPDAIILPINFFAFFQSPDEYNSRWITGSFFRILRMISLLIAVTLPSIYISIISFHSEIIPTELVLTIKSSVEEIPYPPLVEALLVELTIEIIREAGIRLPTPIGQTIGIVGGLVIGDAIVRAGLVSNVMIIVVALTAVSSFVVPSYDMSNTIRLLRFPAMFFAATLGFYGMVIYFTLVVIHLCKLESFGTPYLSPISPLRFQDLKDSFFRAPLWMMKKRPKDSGARKSTRQGGSREWKRK; this is encoded by the coding sequence ATGAGAATCTTAAAAAAATTAAAAAGAAATAAAACCAACAGGACAGATGAAAAGCAAGCAGAAAGACAAGAGTCACGAGAAGAATATCCACCTACTGAGAACCTGAATGATTTTTTTAGCTATTATTTAAAGAATTTTTCTGACACACAGGATTTAAAGAAGCAAAGTTTATTCTTAGGTAACAGGAAAGCTCTTGTAATTTACATAGAAACACTGATTGACAAAGATAAGCTGTATGAAAAATTATCTGATATGTCAAAAATTGAGATAGAATCACAGCAATCAAAGAATTTAACGTATGCGCTGCGTAGTTTAGATTCCATTAAAGAGAGTTTTAATGCGTTACTGGAAGGAAAGTGCTTATTATTTATCGCAGATGAGGAAAATTTATATGAATTTGAAATAAGAAAAACACATGATCGCAGTATTGAGGAGCCAATGAATGAGAAAGTGGTTCGGGGGGATCATGAAGGCTTTATTGAGAATATCAATACTAACATTAACCTTATTCGAAATAGAATTAAAAATAAAAATTTAGTCGTTCGTTACTACACGCTTGGCAGAGAATCTCAAACCAAAATCGCTATTGTTTATCACAATAAAATTGTAAATGAGCATATCCTTAATGAAGTGGAGAGAAGAATCAATTCAATTGACGTTGATTTAATTATTAATCCTGGATCTACAGAAGAATTAATTGAGGATAATGCATATAGTTTATTTCCACAAATGCTGAACACAGAAAGAGTAGACAGGGCAGCTGCAAATATTATGGAAGGGAGAATAGCCTTATTATCAGATGGCGCACCTGATGCAATAATCTTACCGATTAATTTCTTTGCATTTTTCCAGTCTCCTGATGAATACAATAGCCGGTGGATAACGGGTTCTTTTTTTAGGATTTTGCGTATGATCAGCCTCTTAATTGCAGTGACACTACCTTCTATATATATATCTATCATCTCATTTCATTCAGAAATTATCCCAACTGAATTAGTATTAACGATAAAAAGTTCAGTTGAAGAAATCCCCTATCCACCTTTAGTTGAAGCACTTTTGGTTGAATTAACAATCGAAATAATCAGAGAGGCAGGTATTCGTCTTCCCACTCCTATAGGCCAAACAATAGGTATCGTTGGAGGATTAGTAATTGGTGATGCCATTGTGCGTGCTGGGTTAGTCTCGAACGTAATGATCATTGTAGTGGCCCTGACAGCAGTATCATCTTTTGTAGTTCCTTCCTATGATATGAGTAATACCATTAGACTTTTAAGATTTCCTGCCATGTTTTTTGCTGCTACTTTAGGCTTTTACGGTATGGTCATTTATTTTACATTAGTCGTAATTCATTTATGCAAACTGGAATCGTTTGGAACACCATATCTGAGCCCAATATCTCCATTAAGATTTCAGGACTTAAAAGACAGCTTTTTCCGGGCGCCACTATGGATGATGAAAAAAAGACCAAAAGATAGTGGAGCAAGAAAGTCAACCAGACAGGGTGGTTCAAGAGAGTGGAAAAGGAAATGA
- a CDS encoding endospore germination permease has protein sequence MEKEMNNKKSYLTQRQLLFLMIHTPIGVGILALPYTILEKASTDGWISIIIAGVFVQILLIIYLYMFKLNKGLNIYDIGEKYLGNIIAYIIKTGYFLYFTYTCIVMLVLFTNFMTIWLFPITPRFAINFSLIFVCVYLVRESIITIARFFVLTSIIFIFFIITTVMAYTNVHLLYLLPIGQAGIKNILMGSYESTIAFLGFEILLIVHPFIQKAADNKANTTLKTVSLAHLFIVCLYLFVVITSYTFFSPDELLLVPYPTVYMLKAFTSPVIDRIDIIFIPLWCIAVMTSFMSYLYLASFTLAKFFKNQEHKRFVPIIGVIILLLSFIPVNNLLITKLSNILGIVSMIFIGVIPIILFLCSIIWKDRRN, from the coding sequence GTGGAAAAGGAAATGAATAATAAAAAATCCTATTTAACACAAAGGCAGTTGCTATTTCTAATGATTCATACTCCAATAGGAGTTGGAATATTAGCTTTACCATATACTATTTTAGAAAAAGCGAGCACTGATGGCTGGATATCAATTATTATTGCGGGGGTCTTTGTTCAGATACTATTAATAATATATCTATATATGTTTAAGTTAAATAAAGGCCTGAATATATACGATATTGGAGAAAAGTATTTAGGTAATATAATTGCATATATAATAAAAACAGGGTATTTCCTCTATTTTACCTATACATGCATAGTTATGTTAGTTCTTTTCACGAATTTTATGACTATATGGTTGTTTCCAATTACTCCGAGATTTGCGATCAATTTCAGTCTTATATTCGTATGTGTATATCTTGTCAGGGAAAGTATTATTACGATTGCAAGGTTTTTTGTACTGACATCCATAATATTTATTTTCTTTATCATTACCACTGTCATGGCATACACGAATGTTCATTTACTATATCTTCTCCCTATTGGACAAGCTGGTATCAAGAACATTTTGATGGGATCCTATGAGTCCACGATTGCTTTCCTCGGCTTTGAAATATTACTTATTGTACATCCGTTTATTCAGAAAGCGGCTGACAATAAAGCAAATACCACATTAAAAACGGTAAGCCTGGCACATCTTTTTATTGTATGTCTTTATTTATTTGTAGTTATCACAAGCTACACGTTTTTTAGTCCTGATGAACTTTTGCTGGTTCCTTACCCAACTGTTTATATGCTCAAAGCATTTACATCACCAGTTATAGACAGAATTGATATCATCTTTATACCACTATGGTGTATTGCTGTTATGACTTCTTTTATGAGTTATTTATATTTAGCATCATTTACCTTAGCTAAATTCTTTAAAAACCAAGAGCACAAAAGATTTGTTCCAATTATTGGAGTAATAATATTGCTGCTTTCATTTATTCCAGTGAATAATTTACTTATTACAAAACTAAGTAACATTTTGGGAATAGTAAGTATGATCTTCATCGGAGTTATTCCAATTATACTATTTCTATGTTCAATAATTTGGAAAGATCGGAGAAATTAG
- a CDS encoding Ger(x)C family spore germination protein, with protein MKGQAFSKKCFLILIALIFLCGCWDQRLLKETTLLMSAGFDFTEDGKLLGTVTSPQISKENVADKALFYSEQGSTPNQVRNALDRKVGEVIDPSKLRVIILGSELAAQPIYPILDLYYRDPRSSISSKLVVVEGTAKDAMRVPILHTLKPSEYILDLLLSAEESTTVPNLNLQTICPIMFDPGQDFMVPYLSTVNDELNVQGVAMFSNQEFTGTLDTSESTLFLLMDDKKGRDGSLTLKISDHEKQEIKNYITFSIEHTKVNRKTQVSKENQVKVDISLVIKAEVSDYPHDQLTTREEVLKLNDKLSVLLTEEAHTVMKKMQDANCDGFGIGRELIALYPETWKSLDWEKDYSNIEFNPTVTVEVIQHGIIN; from the coding sequence ATGAAAGGACAAGCATTTTCAAAAAAGTGTTTCCTCATTTTAATAGCTCTTATTTTCTTATGTGGTTGTTGGGATCAACGTCTGCTTAAGGAGACGACATTATTAATGTCAGCAGGGTTTGATTTTACAGAGGATGGGAAATTATTAGGTACCGTTACTTCCCCTCAAATTTCAAAGGAAAATGTTGCTGATAAAGCATTATTTTATTCTGAACAAGGTTCTACTCCTAATCAAGTTAGAAATGCCTTAGACAGAAAAGTTGGAGAAGTTATCGATCCATCTAAGCTTAGAGTGATAATTCTTGGAAGTGAGCTAGCTGCTCAACCCATTTATCCAATTTTGGACCTTTACTACAGAGATCCAAGAAGTTCAATAAGTTCCAAATTAGTAGTAGTTGAAGGTACAGCAAAAGATGCAATGAGGGTTCCCATACTACATACTCTAAAACCATCAGAGTATATATTAGATTTGTTGCTAAGTGCAGAAGAATCTACGACCGTACCAAATCTTAACCTCCAGACTATCTGTCCAATTATGTTTGATCCAGGCCAGGATTTTATGGTTCCTTATTTAAGTACTGTAAATGATGAACTAAATGTACAGGGTGTAGCTATGTTTAGTAATCAGGAGTTTACAGGAACCCTTGATACATCTGAGTCTACATTGTTTTTACTAATGGATGATAAGAAAGGCAGAGATGGAAGCTTAACTCTAAAAATATCCGACCACGAAAAACAGGAGATAAAAAATTACATTACATTTAGTATCGAGCACACTAAAGTAAATAGAAAAACTCAGGTTTCTAAAGAAAATCAAGTAAAGGTAGATATTTCTTTAGTTATTAAGGCAGAAGTCAGTGATTATCCGCATGATCAACTAACAACAAGAGAAGAAGTTCTTAAATTGAATGATAAGTTATCAGTGCTGTTGACTGAAGAAGCACACACGGTAATGAAAAAGATGCAAGATGCCAATTGTGATGGTTTTGGCATAGGAAGAGAATTAATTGCACTTTATCCAGAAACATGGAAGTCATTAGACTGGGAAAAGGACTATTCAAACATAGAGTTTAACCCAACAGTCACAGTTGAAGTTATACAGCATGGTATTATTAATTAA
- a CDS encoding copper homeostasis protein CutC has translation MMEWIVENKQDAVQAEKLGADRLELIASYPVGGVTPSIGLIRQVVDAVTIPVQVMVRPDAYSFVYTEDLKNVILNDIKLLKSYGLNRIVLGANKVDRTIDKDLVERAIEQNNEINITFHRAFDELSDLQKGYKDLIPYKEHVKRILTSGGSANCTQGLPVLKKLVQLQRETNGPVIMPGSGLNAETIGDIHQEIDADEYHFGTGVRIGGSMTAGFDPDRIENIRDVLKSDGKHKV, from the coding sequence ATGATGGAGTGGATTGTTGAAAATAAACAGGATGCTGTTCAAGCAGAAAAGCTGGGGGCAGACCGGCTTGAATTGATAGCGAGTTATCCAGTGGGTGGTGTAACACCAAGTATCGGCCTAATCAGACAAGTCGTGGATGCTGTCACGATTCCTGTTCAAGTAATGGTTAGGCCGGATGCCTATTCTTTTGTTTACACGGAGGATTTAAAAAATGTGATACTGAATGATATCAAACTGCTCAAGAGTTATGGTTTGAACCGTATTGTATTGGGAGCCAATAAGGTAGACAGAACAATCGACAAAGATCTGGTTGAACGTGCGATAGAGCAAAATAACGAGATCAATATCACTTTTCATCGTGCTTTTGATGAACTTTCCGATTTACAAAAAGGATACAAGGATTTAATCCCTTACAAGGAACATGTAAAACGGATCTTAACATCCGGCGGTTCGGCAAACTGTACACAAGGACTACCCGTACTAAAAAAACTTGTTCAGTTACAAAGAGAGACAAACGGACCTGTTATTATGCCGGGAAGTGGCTTGAATGCTGAAACAATTGGTGATATTCATCAGGAAATCGATGCTGATGAATATCATTTCGGAACTGGTGTCCGAATTGGAGGTTCCATGACAGCTGGCTTTGACCCGGACCGAATCGAAAACATCAGAGATGTTTTGAAGAGCGACGGTAAGCATAAGGTATAA